Within the Zea mays cultivar B73 chromosome 10, Zm-B73-REFERENCE-NAM-5.0, whole genome shotgun sequence genome, the region CACGTTCACAGCAGCCCAGCAATGACGGCTCGTCATGTTAAAAATCCGCTACAACTTTGTAAATTCCATACCTCTAGTATTCATGTGCCATGAATCATGAACCTATTGTTTgtcttgggagttttctggattcAAACTTACTAATTTATTTTCTGTCTATAAATACCCTGTAAAACTACTGGTAAATAAAAAGGAGAAACCAATCATTTTGTTCCATTTGTCTCGTTGCTTCCTTGTTTTAGAGAAAAATGTATCAGCAATTCTTAAACTTGACACACCGTCATTTGGACCCTAAACTTAGAAAATCAGGAAAACGAGTTTGGAGCTCTTGGACTCTGATGCAAATAAAGCATGAGATTTGCACGGGATAGAGGAAATTAATATATCACAGGTCCCGTTTAGTGTCCGTTCGGTTACCTAGAATTCGACCCCGTTCTACCTCATTAAGAGTATACGTATATACTCTCTTTATTTGTcgcgttttagtttaaaaatgaactaGCAAGCCATAAGTATTGGCCCTAGTAGTAATAAACCATTTCAGCCAGGAATCATTCCAGTATTCAATCCGAAGGAACCGGAGAGGGTACATCAGCCCCTCGCCCAGCTTTGTTTTATAGTTTTTGTTTTGTATTTTCTGAATTATTAAGACAAATTTTGTAGTATCCGAGTAGCACATGCAGTGCGTGTCGTCGTACGTGTCATGAAAAAAAGGCGTGTGGACATATGGAACACACGGTCACATATGCCTGCAGCGCATGCGTAACACAGTTTGCAAACAAAAAGAGGTGAGTGTATCATAAGGAACATGCATGCATGGTACAAATTTAAAGTGGGTATACGAGGAAGCAGCGTACATGGAAATAAATAAAGACCGCATGAACTCAAAAATAAACCAAACAGCCAAAAGGACATGGCCGGCTCTccatctcctctctctctcacacacacaaaCACAAGGACGACGTGCGCGGAGAGGTTTTTTattcagtagtagtagtagacatGCAAGTCGTGATCATGCGTAGGTAGATATGGTCATGACGGTCCGATCCGCGGGCGCCGACGACGGCGGGATAGATATGGATCGTCTTCAGGCGGCCGCCGGCGCCGTCGTCGTCGTTTAGGGTTCAGTTCACCCTGCATATATATGCACGGTCATGGAGTCAGTACTATAGCTCAGTAGTCATGCCTGCGTGCGTACGTTCCTATACAAAATTACAAAGTGTATATACCTGGAGCAGTCGGTGGAGGTGCTGATGGTGTAGGGGATGCTGACGCCGCACTTGGAGGGGATGCTGGCGGCGTTGCCGGCGTTGAGGCCGCTGACGCCGGCGGCGGCGTTCTTGAGGCAGTTGCAGGCGGCGCGGCGGTCGGCGGTGGTGCGGGCGGCGTTGTTGAGGCTCTTGACGCCGCTGCAGCAGCCAGCGGAGGGCCCCGAGCCCTGGCCGCGCGCGTAGGAGATGCAGGGCGCGATGGCCGACGCCACCTGCCCGCAGCTGATGGCCGCCTCCGaggtcgccgccgccgccagcagcACCAAGGCCACCACGGCCGCCGTCGCCACTGCCAACTTCTGCATGCGGGCCATGTTCCTTGAGGAGGGAGGTGCCTGCCGCTCTGCTAGCTCGTCGGGCTGTTTGGAATGCGGCGGTCGGTAGATGGCAAGTGCTTTGCTAGAGCTAGCTGGTGATGAGTGGTGAGGAGAGTTGCAGTGGGATGTCGCTCCTTAAATAGGCCTGTGTACGTGTGATCGGTGGAAAATGGAAATAATGGTGGATGGATGGATGCACGCGTATCGGCGTATGGATGCAAGCTTGCATGGTGGAtgttccgtcgtcgtcgtcgtcttcttcCTTGGATGGCATCGATCCGTGTCCAAGTTATTAAGAGCCGAGCAGGAGGTGGTTGGGTGTTGGAGGGAGGCATGTACAGTATATATGCAGAGTTAATTCATCATCAGCGCAGTAGTAGTATACTAACTGGCTAGACTAGATACTCCTATGTAGCTGGCGCCGCCTAACGCGACTTTCGAGCAGGGTGATGGCGGCAGCCTGAGCCGGCCGGCAGACGTCGTATACGTACGTGGCTCATCTGCGGCGGCAGTCGTCGGAGGTCTCTCTTTCTCTCTATCAGTGTGTCAGTGTGGAGGTAGTTTGCGGTTGGATCTGAGTGCTTATCGCGCAATTAACACGTACATCCTCCGGCCACCTACATTAAGAGACACCACATCCATCATCCATGGACGATGCTTCCAGTAGTCTTCGTCCTCGTCCCTTCCTCCCACTTTCCTCCTTAGAGCGAGTttaattaataataataataatagagcCTATATATTATTAGCTCTAACTCCTTACCATATCATCTAAAGCCAACAATAAACACATTCATATAATAAAGTTGGCTCTTAGATAAATCTACTCTCTTCCTGTTTCATTATTTTGTCTTGAAGCTCTTTTAGCACCGGGCCGTCCGCCGTTGCATGAGAACCACTCTCTCTAATTTTTATATGTCTCTTCCACAATAAAAAATGTCATGTAAGCAGACTTAAAACCTATTATCATACATACTCTTGCACTGTTACACAGGCTACAACCGCAAGACAGAGATTGATGGGGGACGCGTACAGCGCAGGAGCTAGGTTACATGCACATTCAAAAAATtcaagtagcagcagtagcagcgttTAAGTTGTCCAGCAATCAATGGAGCCCACATGTCGATCGGGAAGCTCCGCCACGTCCATCCCGTCGTCCGTCCCTAATAGCAAGGTTAACAGTATAGTCTACATTATGTTTTATGgtcttgatatatatatatatatatatatatatatatatatatatatatatatatatatatatatatatatatatatatatatatagtttatctaTTAAGAGCCATGTGCTCTATATAACTGTGGAGAGCCCCAGCCATCAAATATGCAAACCCACGTCCGATCACGTTTTATGCAAGCGTACTGATATAGCGTAAACGGAAACCCTTTTTAGCGTAAACAGAGTAAACAGTCGTGGGCCCTCGTTCCAGAAATAGCGGCTTAGGCCCACTTTTCACGTGATCAGCCATATCTTCCTTAGTCAGCACGTGTTTACACTATTCCATTCGTCCGTTTATACACAATAGAGAATTAGCGTAAATACTTCAGCCGACCCAGGTTCCCGAAATTCAGGAATTGGCCCACTACCCCACTTCCCACTCGGTCAAACATTTCTATACCCTAACCCCCGCGCAGTCAACCTTCCTGGCCGACTCGCCGCGATTACTCTTTCAACATAAATACTGTACGAGATGCTGTGAATATATGATTATATAGCCAAACAAACCCATCAGTAGCATAGCTCATAACAAATAATTACGTCGCATTAATAGATATAATCCATACAGTGAACTTTTAACGTAAATATTCATAATCATCAAATAGTatcatgatcataacatttcaataTCATCCATTATTTATGTATAAATGTTTTACAATCCTGCCAAATTATCGTCATCCGAACCATGTTCTTCAGAATCGGTATGTTTATGTTTTTTTGATGTGGATGTCTCATTCCACTGCGGGGTCATTGTTGAATTTTTGTTTCTAGACCCAGGCGGCCGTCCTCTTTTTCTATCGGCAAGGCTAGCCAATTTAACCCTATTTTCCTCTATAGACAAGTAGGTTCAACTGTTGTGTCCATCAGCAATGCCACATTTTTGGCACTTTCgagtcttcttcttttctcctttcGCACCCAGTTTTAGAACTCTTTGTTCACTGGTTTTTATCGTCCTTCCCTTTGGCCTTGCATTAATTGGACGCAATAAGCTTATGTCATCTACATCATATTCCAGTCTCTACATGCCATACAAAGAAGTATTTATAGGTACATATGTTATAATGTCAAATTATAAATAGTTACTAACATTACATATACAAAATATCTGCAATTTAATAAATTTAGATTTCATACCTTTCTAACATCCCCATATTGTGTTCCTTCACAATCATCATTTCCAACAAGCGTCATTTGCAGTTCAGATTGATGATGTGCATCAATATTTAAGCCTCCATCCTACTCATTAGTGCATTATAGTCAATATCACAAATAATGTATAAATCATCCCATTTGTTTGCACTATACATAAATTACATTGTTTTTTTGCCATAATATTACCTGTTGTCGTGAATGTACTGCCACATGCTCCTCGTTATCACATTGTGATACATGTTCATCTTCAGC harbors:
- the LOC103640727 gene encoding non-specific lipid-transfer protein precursor, which gives rise to MARMQKLAVATAAVVALVLLAAAATSEAAISCGQVASAIAPCISYARGQGSGPSAGCCSGVKSLNNAARTTADRRAACNCLKNAAAGVSGLNAGNAASIPSKCGVSIPYTISTSTDCSRVN